GAAGCTGCCGGGGCGCGTGCCGTACGGATTGCACGGCACCTTCATTGGCGCCAACGAGCTGCAGCGACAAGCTTAGCTCAAATTAATTAGCCAGTGAAAAATCAAATTACAGAGTTGCTTAATTTTTTTACTAGTAGAACGCAACAGTAAAAAGAATTAACAGCAGTGAATTATTAGTTAATTAGCTAGGGAGTTGAAATAGTTTAGCGGTCATGCACTACTGATTTTTAATTAGTGCAGACAACGACCGCGTGTGTGTATATGCATGTATACCTTTTACTGTATCTTCAGATTGtgtatatatatcatatatgtacAGGAAAAGATTTATATATCATACATATTttgttgtatatatatacgtatatttCTGTACAAGTATATGTAGACAGTATTTTGTCAtcttaataatttttttatcatattttagGCTGACTTTGCTGGTTGTCGGATTGTTGCAAACATGTACAATTAATGTTAAGAAAATTAAGGTAGCTAATGTGTCAACAtgttgtgtgtgtttgtgctgACAGAGTGACAGTGTGGTCTGTCCTACTCCAAGTACTATCAAAGTGGTGGTCGTGACTCGTGAGAGCGACTTCAAGCCTAGAGgttcatgtttttcttttaagatAATGAGGAGGTTGATTGTTATTTCCTCCTACCTCCACATATATAAGTACTTCTAAGGGTTTGAGGCTCCGTTCTTTTTTAATTAAGATGTAAATTTTATCACAATTTTTATTAGCATGTTTTTTCAAACTACGAAATGGTGTGTTTCGTACGGAAACTATGTATGTAgatgttgctttaaaatatcagataaatttattttttaagtttataataattagtaCTTGACTTATCATACATTAATGGTTTATCTCGTTTTATGTGTGTTGAAAAATATTGTCATCTTCATCTTTGGTGAACCTGGCCTTATAAGGTTAATGTGAAATTACTTTAACATCCTTAAAAGTTTGCTTTGAAAGAGATTAACGTTAAATAATAGTAAAACGATAAATATGAATGACGATAAAATGGTTGGATTGTGGCAGTAGTGCTCTAGAAGCTTTtttcaataaattttaaatgctagaaaatcttttATTTGTAGGAGGGAGTATTCATCAACATCATCGTCATTATTATTATCCTCACAAAACAAATATCATTATAATTAAGAAGTACTCTTCCTGTTTAGTACTTATTTAGATAATACTCAATTAGACAATGCAATTACTTATTAATTACTAGTTAGTACATTGTCTAGGCTACACATATTTAAACTACAAACATTTGCTTAATTTCATATAATATCTGACCAAAATGTCCTTCACAAGTCAAAACTGACCAAAATCAAATTGGTTAGGAGGTCTGTTAAAATCGTCTAGTACATTAATTGTAAGAATTGGAACCGGATATGTAGTACTGTGGTCAATTGAATTCGCTTTTCGTAATCAAGTAAACAACCATATGTTAATTAGCGACATGCATGATGCACGCGTAAAAATTgatgtttctttcttcttcttttttataaCACACCCACGCGACTCATATGGATGATAATCGGTCTTAACGATTTATACACGCTTTATTATATATATCTAATAGAAAGCCAATGTAGTAGATTAATTAGCAATAGTACTAGTGCtgactttttaagtagtatCTGACATTTATTTTCtggtccttttctttttgggaaAATTAATGGTGGTTAATTGTTATCACAAATAAGAAAGTGTAATATGTATATGACACTAGATTAATTATTAACTACTAGTATACAGCTCAtgcaaaatttatgaaaaaagtATAATATAGTTTCAAACTATTTTCTAAGACAAACTTGTGTTATGCGTTTTCGAAGGCTCAATCAAAATATTTAAAGAAATAATTTCTAATCAAAGTTAATTTTAAGTGCATTTGACATACCtcttccgtttcaaaatatatgtatttcTATAGATTTTTAGCAAAAATTAAATTGAGTAGAAAAGACTATATGTATGATGCCGTATACCTCTCATTAAATAAGAAACTATTAGAGAtaatgtgaaaagaaaattgaacGAATGGTGTTTAACGAGCCAGACAAGCAGGTATAGTGCTCTAAAATTGCTTATATTCGATacacattttaaattttatatggtcgaagtgcttatatttttatattttgagaacAAAAAGAGTAGTAAGTCGCATACTTATTTATGTGACCAAATTTTGAAATAAGTATTTTATTAAGCAATATAAAACATATGTCGATGGTTATCGATAACACGCATATATAGTCGGTGGATAGAATGAGATATATATGATCTAGTCGACCAAAATTTAGCTACGCCAACCAATTCAACAACGGGATCGTGTATGCTTTAGCTAATTAAATGTCTTTACCGACAAATGCGACTTGATGTGGGTGTGCAGCTGAGCTAGCCCACACTAAACCTAGCTCGACATTGATATATCGACTTAACTAATTGAGCAAATTAAGAAAAGAGATAGAGTACATgcttttaattaattagctaatgtTATTGTACTTTTGCCGGTTGTTAGTTCCATGCATTAGTTATGAGTTTACTacctaagataaatttattttttatcaacaCCCACgtatattaaatatagaaaaacaaaaatactttcatgttattaaattttaaattaattgtCTCTCATTTAATCTAGTCTTAGGTATCTTCCATGCTTCACAAACTTTGATGCAACGGTACaagaataaatttattttgagataaataaaAGAAGacaaagataaatttattttgagacagagtGAGTAGTTACCTAGCTATTTACTCCCATTACGAAACATAGTTACTTATTTACCTATTTATCGATAAATGGTGGTAAATTATGGCTGATAACCTGACAATCAAACAGAGTTGATAACTGTGTCGTAATGTTCGGTATATAACTGGTAACTAAAATAACATGGTATAATATGTTCGGTGTTATAATTCACGAACCGGTAGGGATTTCCGGTTGTTTTATTATTGTTCGTGAGCACACCCAAATGTCAAAGCAAATCAGTTGGGTACTTCGGTGTGTGTTTTTTGGATTGATCTGCCGACTgcacataatatatatatatatatatatatatatatatatatatatatatatatatatatatatatatatatatatatatatatatatatatatatatatatatatatatatatatatatatatatatatatatatggtgtacCATGCACCTGCGCTACATGCCGGAGCCACATGAGAAACATATGTTGACATCTTTTTCTTGACTAAATCTGACAGAACATGCACTATTAGAATAGTAAAAATAAGGAGCATATTTATTCTTcaagaaaaagagaaacatATATATTCTTTTCTACAATACATGCCATTTGTGACCGTCGAAAAATGACACCGCTActcttccgtcccaaaaaaaatgaCTTCTTCCTACGAATCTATACATAGACTATGTTCATATTTATAGTCCGAAGTTGACTTTAATAGgacaaagaaaatatatatgtgagGGAACAAACAATGTGAGTTGGTCCGTAGTTAGTAACTAGGAGTTATCTCAAACGTTGTTCAACACCTTTCACTGACATTGGCATCAGTAACGGCTTAGTAGTTTTTAACCATCAATGATGAAAAGGAAACATTGGACGTCATGCTTAAAGCCTCAAACTCGGGGTTACATCCTCCAATGGCCCCTAAGCTTGAGGACAACACAATAGAGGGAGATGTTGCTAGCGAGCCGATTGAATGGCACAACGAGATAGCGGAAGAAAATGAGAGTTCGAAAGGGTTGAGttctacaacaacaacaacaacaacaacaacaacaacaacaacaacaacaacaacaacaacaacaacaacaacaacaacaacaacaacaacaacatagGAGGTGGAGTTAAtttgcacgaatcttaaagcgaTTCAATGGTCTAAAGTTTGTAAGAAAATAGAGGGATTTAATATGTAGTTACATAGAAATTATAATATACCTTCAATGTAACTACATTGTAGTTGTTATACTAtattttctccgtttcacaatgtaagtcattttagcattttctatattcatattgatgttaataaatctagatagatatatatgtctagattcattaatatcatatatgtctatatttgagaaaaatataaagaaaaCTGTCGACAAATCCCATAGATAATTAGCCACCGCCCGGGTTTGGACTAAACGGGTCTTCATTGTCACCTTTAACTAGAACAGTCGAACAATCGGGTGCCAAAGGTGTGATACATGCATAGGTCTTGTGATAGTCACACGTGTAAACACTTACTccatataattaatatatgtatTTTGTCTTGCTGTGACTGtgagtgcatgcatgcatacaagcAGTTTAATTAATTTTGGCTAGCTACTGATCTATTCCATGATTCCATCATGCTTGCATGCACCGGGGACTTTGGAGAGTATTGGTCTGTTAACTTTCATGACATTTTTAACCATATCAATTTTTAAGTAAAGTTGTTAAAATTttagctacatttagtttgttgccaattttagtaagtacatatgaaatcttgctaaaatttggtaaccttgccaaaattttggttgtcaaaatttgacaaccttatcaaaatttgacaatgcTAAAACTTGATAAGGTTAAAAATGGTAGCAAAATGAATAAGTCCTATAAATTTGCATATATTGCTATTAGTATACTGTATATATGTTGTGTTGTCATTGCTGACGACGATGGGATAGCATGGAAAACCAGGTGCTGCACCTCTTCTGAACCCATGGTTTAATTTAGACTTTTAGACCTACCTGCATATGTGATCTTCATGCCTGCATGTTCTGCTACTCTCTAGAAACTAgaaagatgcatgcatgcattgctAGCTACATATATGTTTGTGGTTACACATATTTTAGCTAGAGCTagatccttttttaaaaaaaaatatttttagaactAGATCATCAAAACATGCATGCAGACAAACTCACATGATTGATCAGAGGCTCGGAGCCACATGAACTGTCGACCTAGTTAGGCTACTTAGGTGTATATTCATGTGCGAATTGTATGGAGATAATATACTTTCATGCCAGAAAGGTTGATCACATATCTAATTAAGGAGCTACTATATATCCATGAATGTTTTAAGTTGTGTTCGGGAGGAGTTGGGAACTTTTTCTTCTCGCACGAAAACAAGATAACTCAGCGTATGTTAATTAAGTGttacataaaaactaaaaataaattaatttgattcTTTTCAAGTAACtttcttttctaaaaattataaaaagacacaccatttaacaatttaaaaaacgtgcgcaTGAAATACGAGAGAAGCCTGGATCCCTTAGTTTTGAACACAacctaagagcatctccaagagcCTAGCCAAATGGCTCTCCAAGTTAAAATTTGGCTAACTTGCACAAAAAATCTACTCCAACAGACTAGCCAAATGCCTCTCCAAATCATCCGGCTGGCTAAATTCCCCACCAGACTAGCCAAAGTTGGCCAACCAAAGCCGGCTAGccatatgtgggacccacgcctgtttccccctctctctctccacgtgGCAGTGCGGCACGCACCTGTGACAAGGGCGTCGtcgccccgtcgtcgtcgcagccggccaccgccaccgccaccgccgagtTCCGCCCCGAGCTCCGCTGCCGCCCCCCTCTAGATCCGCCGTCGAGGTCGTcgcgagtcgccgccgccgagctccaccccgagcggcgtcgaggtcgtcgtTGCCTCGGGTCGTCGTCGCGAGCCGCCGGCGTCTCGCCTCccgcctccccacgtcgccgcacCACCGCGtgcggccgcccgcctcctcgcgTCGCCGCACCACCGCCGGCGAAGAGAGCGGCACCGGCGGGCGGAGCcagagcggcggcagcagctgcGGTGGATGGGGATGCAGCCAGAGCGGCGGTGGGGGTGGggatggagcggcggcggcggatgggagaGGGAAGGGGGTTTGGAGAGAAGGTGAGAAAGatgagggagaagaagaaggtgtagaggctgatatgtgggtccaATTGTCATACACTCAGAATAGAGAGGACGAATGGACAGGCTGTTGGAGTAAAAAACAGTTTGACTTGCTAAATTAAATGGAGAGTTGACCAAATAGACATTTGGAAAGTCAAATttggagagactgttggagatgctctaagtcACCTAGCTATAGTTGTACTACGTACTTTGgatttttcttttatatatactagcaaaagACTAGTGGTTGCAATAGATATTATAAGAGataaaagcaaaagaaaaaagtataGATTTATAGCATAGTTGATTAGACATATGTCAtatcaaagtaaaaaaaatttatatgtgAGCACCTTAATTATGATTCCACATGTCAGCTTGTGACGTTGGAGGCAGACTCGAACACCACCACTAGCATCATTCAAAGTAATATTGATTATCTCAAAATgtttaatgatcaaataattaattaggccCTGAAGATTAATGATCTGTACAGTAATATATAATTATCTTTCTTATCCATGGCATGCATTACAAGCAATGCATGCAGGACCTGACGTCCTGATGGAGTTGGAAGGGTAGTTCAGAGATCTAATTCAGTACGAACTTGCGTACGCTGATCCTATCTGAGTACTATCTATCTATAAATTAAGCAGAGACAGTTTTGATCGGATTATACGATGAGATAAAACTaatcaataattaattaagctggaCATATACTTTCTTGATATActatttctttttgtttgggGAAAGAGAGAATTGATCAATGTAACATTTCAAAGAGGGATATTTTGAGTGTGGTTCATTGTGCGTAATGTTAGGTACTGctactccgtcccataatattagggattttgagtttttgttcgTATTGTTTGACCAcccatcttattcaaaaaaaatttgtgcaaatattataaaaaacaaaaagttgtgtttaaagtactttggataataaagtaagtcaaaaaaataaataataattctaaattttttttaataagacgagtgatcaaacagtgcaaacaaaaactcaaaatcccttatattatgggacgaggGATTACTGTACTAACTCTTctgtgcacatatatatatatatatatatatatatatatatatatatatatatatatatatatatatatatatatatatatatatatatatatatatatatatgcatcgtCAGCGTATCGATCACTTTTGCAGATAAGatcaatgcatatatatgcagagCGTGTATAGGTGTGCAACACATTTATCATCAGCTGGACCAATGTGATGGAGTGATGGTGGCAGTTTTATGTCGTACTAATCAAATCTAGTACCATTAATTATtgccctaattaattaattagttagcaTGTGTATGTACATGTTCACGTGTGGCACGCACGAATAAATGATGCAAAATggaatatatatactataataTATCGGAGAAGAAATtaagcaaagaaagaaatatCTTCTTCCTTTTGCATCCATATGCTTATCGATTGATCGATCCATTCAGCAAATTAAAAGGCAATGCAAGCGTGAGCAAATTAATCAAATGTCCATGGAGTACTCGATCGATGCATGCGTCGCGTCAGCTGAGCTGACCACGGGTcgaagttaattaattagccacGTCATTGCTGGCATCACGGCGCATGCAGACAGAGATATTCGGAGAGTCAGAGATCAAACATGCAGCAGATCAACTGGTTTAAGTTTGAAGTTCGGATGGACACTATTTATGACGTACGGATAAATACTTCCTCTGCCCTTAAATATTACGGAGGTAAATGAACGAGCTCATTATCTATATAAAAACTTGTTTATCCCGCTTATCTGCCCTGCTAGCTTATATCCCTATTGAATATAAGGGATTATACCATCTTGAGAATAACTTAAAAAAGTAGAAGAGGGCCAAATCATAGTACAAAAGATGATGGTTGAGGAAATAAACAAGTATAGAAAGTAAAGGTTAGAGAAATAAACTAGTACCAAACTTGTTAGGTAGGGATCAAACTATTGCATGAGTTGATGGATAAAAGATAAAATATTATCTCGAGATtataaaatcttttatatatttGGATAAAGGATTAAGCCAatatttgttatatatatatatatatatatatatatatatatatatatatatatatatatatatatatatatatatatatatatatatatatatatatatatatatatatatatatatatatatatatatatatatatatatatatatatatatatatatatatatatatatatatatatatgtgtggacAGAGAGAGTACCTCGTCACGAATGATCTTATCTCTAAAGGGCTAAATTAAAACTATGTAGATGAGACTCAGCAGGTAGCCTCGAGAGCTACTACAATGGTtacgtagtactccctccatctacttttgatagttatattttcaaatctgaaatttttattttaataggcataacctatcatcttaatgactttctcggatttattGCATGACTCTCTATTTTTCCaaacaagattggctacatgagcatcgagaaacaaaaatattaatgaatcgcttattTACGAGAAATAACTAGTatcatgtttaaatggatgataagtagaattacttatccttggtctgtgtgacaagatgaaatatgactatcaaaagtagatggagggagtagataacaGTGCTATTAGCTAATTCATTCAATCAAGCCGGAGATGAGTATAAATCAACATTCCTATAAGAGCaaatacaatagcagactagctataagccagctataaacacatttcgAGAAGATAAGagagctataaacatatttcgaggagataaagagagaagatagaagagcaacgggctacagatctgtagccagctgctgCACGGATTATAAGatacatgtgtgtatgatatgtgggATTATGTCTTAATTGTGTAGTTTgtatttatagataactatagtatgaattaactattaaattaattatagaTAATTTAGAGCTAGTGGTTGACTATActagtattaaacttgctctaatgcaGCAGAGCTATCTGCTTTGCAATTTGGATATATagcgcatgaaaaaaaaacttgctacCGATGAATAATACACGCGCGCGTGGTGGAGAGCTTTTAACTGAAGGTTAATAAGGTTAACGATTTCCTGCTGTCCTTCGTCGTTTCGTTTAGCATATGTTGTCACGGTACATGTATGTACGTGCATATGCATCCTCTccatctagttttttttttttaaaaaaaagaggtaaAAAAATTCAATGCAGACATATAAATATAGTGGTATATGTGCGTATGATTGTTTCgtgtttaagaaaaaaaatacctatAAGATCCACAATTGCACGGTTAGGATAATACATGGCATAACATTTTAGCCTATAAAATTTAAGGTCTAGATTTAAAATAGAGTGAATTtgacttttatttatttttagcctaaaaatatttaaagactATGCAGAAAAATCCATGGACATGATCTATTACCACCCTAGATCACGGTCAGTTCATCTCATCTGATACTAACGAAAACAAAAGGACTAGATATGGACACCAGATTTGATGAAGATGGTGGCCACTGCTTCCTCAATGCAAACCGATGAAGTATTGCTAGAGAATCATGAATATGGATCACATTAGAGGGGAATTAATTCAGCTGGGATCAGCTAAGgaggtcaaaaaaaaaagaagaaaaaacaaaaggacTTATTTTTCATGCGCTGAGAACTGAAATTGGTAATGGGCCATAAGTCTGGCTTAGGCCCATCCCATCCCAGCCCAACTAGCTCCCTACATTCTTCTGAAGTTTTGCTACCCTGACTGATAGTGGGCCACCCACTGCCAGGTCGGCCCCACACCAACGTCCCCCGACACCTGGAGCACTCGACTCGAGCAACCCAACCAACGAAAAATTGCCGCGACCATCAGCTTGTCCATTACTTGGGCCGGCAACCACCTCCAGATCCGCCCACGCTTTCCCCTCGCCGGAGACGGAGAAGAAGCCagctgtcgccggcggcgaggagatcgGATGggggcggtggtgacggcggtgATAGCCATCGCGGCGGTGGTGCTGGGCTGGATCACCATCGAGATGGCCTGCAAGCCCTGCCTCgactccggccgccgcgccatggaCCGCGCCCTCGACCCCAACTACGACCCCGacgagcccaccgccgccggcgccgccgccaacgagcCTCTCCTCGCggacctctccgccgcctccgccgccgcgctggccaAGACCATCTgatccccccgccgccgctgccttcaGTCGTCTTCCGTGTGTGTGCCTTCTTGTCTGTTCATGTGGTTCTTGGCTAAGAAATATGACAGATTCCTTGCTTTCTATGTGAGCTAATTTCTGTGAGATGAGATGTTATCTTGGCAATCTATAATACAGTTAtgattcagagtttcagacacaTGTTGATGTTTCTCTGCAACGAGTGAGACTGTGACCTTCATTTCCACAATCTGAGATATTTCTGTTCTGTAATCTGTACAATTTGAGACTGATCCATCTCAATTTCCTATGGGAGGGGAGGCTACGCATTTCATTGCATTGGCACATGCTAAACAGAGTGATTTTGGGGCAAAATTGTGTCAGGTTAGGAGAAGAGAGATATTCACAGATTTTGATTGATTGGTTGGTTATGTATGTATGCTGATGCTGCTATGCTATTCTATTCCTCCAATGGTGCCTCGTTGCTGTCTTCTGCCGCATCTTCGTCCATGGCGTTGGCGTTTTCGTCAGCTGGGGTTTCAGGATCAGTCTCCATCTGTTCTTGCTCATCGTTCGGGCTGTCATCGACGCTGCCGTAGACCTGGGAGCTCACCAATTGACCCTGTAAGTCCTTATGCCTCAGATTGCCTGTCATACAACGGTTTAGCAAATTAGAGCAACAATGGCGACCATCTATGTATATCTCTCGACGTTGCCAGGAACAGAAATTGGGGGTGCAGAGTATGTATGTACCCATCCAGAAAGTCTCCTCGGTAGAGCAGTTGTGTAGGAGCGCCTTCACTTGGAATACGAAACGCTCCAGGGATCTCTTCGCAACAGGTATCTTGCTTGTGATCATTGTTCGCTTGTGGCCCTATACAAGATTGACATGCCATTCTTAAGCATGGAAGACAAAGAAAATAAGTCTCTGTGATGAACATCGTTTACGAGAGAGGTGGTTCCACCTTAGCCTCTGCACATATGGTTTGGATTGTTTTTGTAGCTTTCTGAAGTGATTTTATCTGTATCAATGAAAGTAATCAGGATTCAGGGAACATAAAAAAGCCATTCCAGTTTGGTGGGATAAGCAGCAGCCACAGAAGAACGAAATAAGGAAAATAATCGACAGAAATTACCATCTGAAGTATAATATCATTATGTTGACCGAAATGTGTCTCCAAGAAGTTGAAGGCTGCAACGAATGAAACAGTGATCAAATCAAAAATTTAATAATCAAAAGGCAGCACCACAGGTAAGCTAAGCATTAATGGCTTgttatatattggcccacatagcAAAGTTATCAATCCACAGCTCCTCACCTTTCAGAAATGTATCGACAAATCTTCCCCCATGTTTAACTGCCATTGCATGCATAACAACCTACAGTTTGTGATCGATGTAAGGTTCAACCAGCTACATCATGCATGAACAATATGTACATGTGTAAATGCATCAGgtgattatattataattcaGGTGTTCAGCATTAGTGATTTCAACAAAACTAACCTTTTCGTGAGTCTTGCACATGTTTATTAGAGAAACAAACACAAGTACTGATTTCTGAATTTCTTCCAGTGAAGTTTCCACTGCTCTTTCTGATTGTGCTTTAGTCTTCAAGGCTTGCTTGATCTAGAAAAGAGGAAAATAATTAGAACAACCATTAAGAGCCTAAGGTTCAGGACCTCATAAAGATCATGGCACAGTGCTATCTTTTGATTTAAAAAAACAGcattagtattcagtgcatatGCTAAACTCAAAAACCCACCATCTTGTTTAAATTTCCAGTATTCTCTTCGTGCTGCATTGGTAAACCAAAATGTTAAGAAAAAACAGAAGAGTGGGACTGTTCATAAATTCACTGAATGCCAGATACTTACTACCACACGATACCAGGAGAGGATAGTGGAAGCGCACAATGTTGGAAAACCATGTGACATATCTTGGGTGCTTCCAGTCTTGAATGAAGGAACCTTCAAATATGAAAAGGCATGCTCATAAGGAGCCTCATAATATGAATAGAAGAATCTTttaattgcatttttttttctgtgaacTCATATTTCTGTGATTGTTTCACTCAAGAAGTCAAGATGAGACACCTTAGGCAACACTGAGCAAGCCAGCTCATCAAGCAGATCTGAAGTGGAGTCACTATTCTTGAGGTATATTTGTAATATCTTCTGTATGAGATCACCCTGGCAGACAATATCCAGCAGAAATTTTAGGAACAAATCAACATCTACATGCGTATAAGCACCAATGAGGTACTATGTGTTTTAGCTTACTTTACTCTGCCATCCATTTTCAGCATCTTCACTAGGGAGATCAGAGGTTAGCAGCTTACGAGCTGATAGCCCCAGGTGTTTTCGTAAAAAAGGAATTATCTCTTTTGAGCATCCCATGTGCAAGTTCTTCCCATTTTGTTccccagatttttcaaacagcATGATAACGGAATTTAAAACTGATTGCATGGTAATCAACACATCGTAAGCCAAAAGGTATGAGAATGAGCACACTGCAGTAAGGTTAGAACAGTGGAAATGAGGTGAAAAGTAACACAATCTTCTAAAACATAGGGAACACATTGTAACTGCTAATTACCAATATCCAAAATAGCCGCAAACATTGTGTATGCCCCACAGTAAAGGTAATCAAGATTGCTAGGGACAAGAGATGGACGAAACTCAGCAAGGACTTCATCGAAATTTTCACTTGGCTGGAAGGTCTGCAGTAGTTCCTTCAGAACTGATATATTTGCTTGATTCAATAGATCTGGAATGCCAAGTAACTGCAGGAGATATCACACATGTTAACATTAGCAATTTCATGGTTCAAGAAATCTGAAGCAATCTGTTTTTGATTGGTTACAAACTTTATAGATTCCAGGGTTCTTGTTGTAATTAAACTCTTgtaaatatttctcttttaATGAAATCACACTGCTGGGCAAAGCCCTGGCAGTATTcaaggtcaaaaaaaaaatttcatggtTTAAGGTGTTAGATGCTAGAGGGTCAGCACTCAGCAAGACTGGTGCCTAGCACCTAGGGGGCAGCGGCGCCTAGGCCAAACCAACTAGCTAAACCCAAGAAATTAGTAAGCATATTACTTAAAAGTGGGACAATATAACACTAAAAACAGCAACAAAACACCACCCAAGGTAGGTTAGCCACTTAATGCACCATCTAATGCCTAATAG
The window above is part of the Oryza sativa Japonica Group chromosome 7, ASM3414082v1 genome. Proteins encoded here:
- the LOC4342425 gene encoding outer envelope membrane protein 7 is translated as MGAVVTAVIAIAAVVLGWITIEMACKPCLDSGRRAMDRALDPNYDPDEPTAAGAAANEPLLADLSAASAAALAKTI